In one Bacteroidales bacterium genomic region, the following are encoded:
- a CDS encoding M1 family aminopeptidase codes for MSRILTTFLLLALFFSARTQVYHSCPLHPALKSGYENPLFEKWLSAYDVKHYELTLEVSNKNTWIGGAAEVVLEANRDLDTLVLELQDKLEVTQVLISDEINTQIYLPENSLDFEHIQAVLFLVLDRTYQQGELFRVKIEYGGDAGQDRGFFAGITNKKGSDYNFDVTYTLSEPHNARDWFPVKQILEDKIDSVTFRLICDKELLAGSNGLLVTREEVGGKHMLTWKTHYPMAYYLLSFAVADYVDYSFYAPLSDESDSVLVQNYLYDTEEVLSDWKEQIDKTGALITLFSKLLIDYPFAEEKYGHAMAPMGGGMEHQTMTTLQNFRFSLVAHELAHQWFGDYLTCGNWQDIWINEGFASYMEYVAAEHLQGREAADDWMEDAISIALGEKKGSVYVPKAEVESDYRLFSYALSYKKGAVLLHMIRFILDDDDLFYRVLRTYLLRYQNGHATGADFQAVLEEVSELDFSCFFEQWYYGEGYPVFQLFWEQQGDSLLLVSEQIGSASGVTPLFQVPFELDIILNNGQTERFRLMQEHPREEFRIPVEGYVERIVFDPGKQLLKTATVVQKLPEGKPFRYGPNPVVSLLHIQFPNLSSIDGVRITNLAGQEIYQLSRVSNPLTLNLSSLADGPYLLELSTPYDTFQERIVKISTH; via the coding sequence ATGTCCAGGATCCTGACCACCTTCCTGCTCCTGGCCCTGTTTTTTTCAGCAAGGACGCAGGTTTACCACTCCTGTCCGCTCCATCCAGCTTTGAAGTCCGGATATGAGAACCCCCTTTTTGAAAAGTGGCTGTCAGCTTATGATGTAAAACACTACGAACTGACACTGGAGGTTTCCAATAAAAATACCTGGATCGGCGGTGCGGCAGAGGTGGTGCTGGAAGCTAACCGGGACCTGGATACACTGGTGCTGGAACTGCAGGATAAGCTGGAAGTTACGCAGGTATTAATCAGCGATGAGATAAATACTCAGATCTACCTGCCGGAGAATTCCCTTGATTTCGAACATATTCAGGCAGTCTTATTTCTGGTGCTGGACCGAACCTATCAGCAGGGAGAACTCTTCCGGGTAAAAATAGAGTACGGGGGCGATGCGGGACAGGACCGGGGCTTTTTTGCCGGAATCACCAACAAGAAGGGAAGCGATTATAACTTTGATGTCACCTATACCCTTTCGGAGCCGCACAATGCCAGGGACTGGTTTCCGGTAAAACAGATCCTTGAGGATAAGATCGACTCCGTTACTTTCAGGCTGATTTGCGATAAGGAGCTTCTGGCTGGTTCCAATGGATTGCTGGTGACCCGGGAGGAGGTGGGCGGAAAACATATGCTGACCTGGAAAACCCATTATCCCATGGCCTATTATCTGCTCTCCTTTGCAGTGGCCGATTATGTCGATTACTCCTTTTATGCTCCGCTTTCGGATGAAAGCGATTCGGTGCTGGTGCAGAATTACCTGTACGACACCGAAGAGGTGCTGAGCGACTGGAAGGAGCAGATCGACAAGACCGGAGCCCTGATCACGCTCTTTTCAAAACTACTGATCGACTATCCATTTGCAGAAGAAAAATACGGACATGCCATGGCACCCATGGGAGGGGGGATGGAGCACCAGACCATGACCACGCTTCAGAATTTCAGGTTTTCCCTGGTGGCCCATGAACTGGCCCACCAGTGGTTCGGCGATTACCTTACCTGTGGCAACTGGCAGGACATCTGGATCAACGAGGGATTTGCCTCCTATATGGAGTATGTGGCTGCGGAGCACCTGCAGGGCCGGGAGGCTGCCGATGACTGGATGGAGGATGCCATCTCCATTGCCCTGGGAGAGAAGAAAGGCTCGGTCTATGTTCCGAAAGCGGAGGTGGAGTCCGACTACAGGCTCTTCTCCTATGCCCTGAGCTATAAGAAAGGGGCCGTCCTGCTGCATATGATCCGCTTCATCCTGGACGATGATGATCTCTTTTACCGGGTTCTCCGGACTTATCTCTTACGTTACCAGAACGGACATGCTACAGGGGCAGATTTCCAGGCGGTGCTGGAGGAGGTGAGTGAGCTGGATTTTTCTTGTTTTTTCGAGCAATGGTATTACGGCGAAGGCTATCCGGTCTTTCAGCTCTTCTGGGAGCAGCAGGGGGACAGTCTGCTGCTTGTCAGCGAACAGATCGGGTCGGCTTCCGGTGTAACCCCCCTGTTCCAGGTTCCTTTTGAACTGGATATAATATTGAACAACGGTCAGACAGAGCGGTTCAGACTCATGCAGGAGCATCCCCGGGAGGAGTTCCGGATTCCGGTAGAAGGATATGTGGAGCGGATCGTATTTGATCCCGGAAAACAGCTCCTGAAGACCGCAACGGTGGTTCAGAAACTTCCGGAGGGAAAGCCCTTCCGTTACGGACCCAATCCGGTCGTCAGCCTGCTGCACATTCAGTTTCCCAATCTGTCATCCATCGATGGCGTGCGCATCACCAACCTGGCGGGACAGGAGATTTATCAGTTAAGCAGGGTAAGCAATCCACTCACCCTCAACCTCTCCAGCCTGGCCGACGGGCCCTACCTGCTTGAACTCTCGACCCCCTATGACACCTTCCAGGAGAGAATTGTAAAGATTTCCACCCATTAA
- a CDS encoding galactose mutarotase, protein MNIEKQPFGATPDGKEVNKYTLKNNRGMEVDIISYGGIITAIRVPDRKNEPGDVVLGFETLEEYLGDHPYFGAIVGRVCNRIGRSRFELDGRIFHIRANEGVNQLHGGTSGFDKKLWTAYSNKTPDQVSLMLGYESADGEEGYPGALMVEAEYSLNDRNELGISFRAKTDKPTHVNLTNHSYFNLNNGEGNILGHELMIDADRMTELNRESIPTGRILPVESTPYDFRLSREIGERIGQVEPGYDMNYVLDMEARELTRVAAVHDPVSGRNMEVLTTLPGVQLYTSNYVDGIPGKGGKVYGKHAALCLETQFFPDSPNYPHFPSTVLMPGQEYSALTIYRFSS, encoded by the coding sequence ATGAATATTGAAAAGCAGCCGTTTGGAGCAACACCAGATGGGAAAGAGGTAAATAAATATACCCTGAAAAACAACCGGGGAATGGAAGTGGATATAATCAGCTATGGAGGCATTATCACGGCCATCCGGGTACCTGACCGGAAGAACGAACCGGGCGATGTGGTTCTGGGATTCGAAACCCTGGAGGAGTATCTGGGCGACCATCCTTATTTTGGAGCCATAGTGGGAAGAGTCTGCAACCGCATCGGCAGGTCACGCTTCGAACTGGATGGAAGGATCTTTCATATAAGGGCCAATGAGGGTGTCAATCAGCTTCATGGAGGGACCAGCGGATTTGATAAAAAGCTGTGGACCGCTTACAGCAATAAGACTCCCGACCAGGTTTCACTGATGCTCGGATATGAAAGCGCAGACGGGGAGGAGGGCTACCCGGGGGCTTTGATGGTGGAAGCGGAATATTCGCTGAATGATCGCAATGAGCTGGGAATCAGCTTCCGGGCCAAGACAGATAAGCCCACACATGTGAACCTGACCAACCACAGCTATTTCAACCTGAATAACGGTGAGGGGAACATCCTGGGGCATGAACTGATGATTGATGCCGACCGCATGACCGAGCTGAACCGGGAAAGCATCCCCACAGGAAGGATACTCCCGGTGGAATCAACTCCATACGATTTCAGGCTTTCCAGGGAGATTGGCGAACGCATCGGACAGGTGGAACCGGGTTATGATATGAATTATGTGCTGGACATGGAAGCCAGGGAGCTTACCCGGGTGGCCGCCGTTCATGATCCCGTATCCGGGAGAAATATGGAGGTGTTGACCACCCTTCCGGGAGTTCAGCTTTATACCTCCAACTATGTGGATGGCATTCCGGGTAAGGGAGGCAAGGTGTACGGGAAACATGCTGCACTTTGCCTGGAAACCCAGTTTTTTCCCGACAGTCCCAACTACCCTCACTTTCCTTCCACTGTTTTGATGCCTGGCCAGGAGTATTCGGCCCTTACCATTTACCGATTCAGCAGCTGA